GAATCGCACCGGGCGCTGTACGGCTGCCTGGCGCAGAGGGGCTATGACGTGTTCGAGGCGGAGGACGAGGAGGAGGGGATGCGGATGGCGTGGGAGCTGGAGCCGGACCTCGTCATCGGCGAGGAGGCCGTGCTCGCCGCCGACCGGGCGCGCACCTTCGACGACGTCGTCCGCACGGTGGAGATGCTGATCGACCTGCCGATGGCAGCGCACGCGTAGGATCGGGACGCGCGGGAAGAGAGATGCGAGCCCCCGGCTGGGTGATCCGGCCGGGGGCTCGCTCGTTCATGCGCAGATGCCGCTCCGCCCGGTTCCCTCCCGGGCCTGGCCCGATCTTTTCATCCCGCCGGGTCACCCTCCGTCGCATGCCTCCCGGATGCTACCGAATAAGTTGCGATGAGAAAGGCTGTCGTTTCCACCCTGGTGCTGCTGGCTGGCTGCTCGGGGGCTTCCGTGCCCGTGAAGTCGGATAGAGCGGGCGGCGAGTCGGTCTCTGTGGTCCGGGACTGCAGTCTTCCCGCGCCGGCTGATCCGGCCCGTATCGACCTCGCCCGGGACGTCACCTACGCAGTGATGGACGGGCAGCCCCAGCGGCTGGACATCGCCTGGCCGAAGCAGCCCGGGCCGCACCCGCTGGTCGTGCTGATCCACGGCGGCGGGTGGAGCGGTGGAGACAAGAGCTCCTACCATGACGCGATGCGTCTGCTCGTGGGGCAGGGATACGCGGCCGCCTCCGTGAACTACCGGCTGGCGGCGGCGCCGCGAAACACCTTCCCGGCAGCGGTGGAGGACGTGCGCTGCGCCGTCCGGTGGCTCCGCTCGCACGCCGGAGAGTACGGGATCGATCCCTCCCGCATCGCCGCGCTCGGCAGCTCCGCCGGGGGCCACCTGGCGGCGATGCTCGGCACCGCGCCGGACGTGGCGGGGCTGGACGGATCGTGCCCGCTGCGGGAACCGTCGCCGGCCGTGAGCGCGGTGGTCGCGACTGCCGGACCGCACGACATCCGCACCGCGGGGGCGCTGAACCCCAGCCAGCGAGGCATGGTGGAGAACTTCCTGGGAGTCCGCCCCGAGCTGGACATGCAGCGGGCGCTGCTCGCATCTCCCGCGGTGCACGTGGATGCGGGCGCCCCCCCGTTCCTGCTGATCCACGGCACGGCCGACCAGGTGGTGCCGATCCGCCAGTCCCGATCCATGCGGGACACGCTGCGCGCGGCCGGTGTGCCGGCGACGCTGGTGGAGCTGCCCGGGGTCGGGCACAGTGTCGGCGAGCTCACCACCGATCCGCGCTTCCGGGTCTCGACCTGCACCACGCTGGCCTTCCTCCGGCAGCACCTCCAGCCCGGAGGCTGAGGACGGACGGGCGCCCGCGGGAGCGGCCGGGTGAAGGCCGTCCACCGGATTCCAGGGGGGATGAAACCTTTCGCGGGTTCGCGCCGTCTAAACCGCAGTAGCCGGCATGCACGTACCCGAGGCGTTACCCTTCCGGCACCTGATCGCGGTGCCCGCGTGATTCGCCCTGCCGAGAATGTCCCCATGCTCCATCCCACAACCGTGCTGGTCGCCGACCCTCACCCGGACTGCCGCAGGATCTACCGGCACATCCTGGAGCACCTGGGCTATGCCGCCCTGGAGGCTACGAACCGCGCGGAGATCCTCGCCCAGATGCGGGAGTTCAGCCCTGACCTCGTCCTGATGGAGCCGAGCATGGAGGGACCCAAGGGATGGGAGCTCGTCGCCGAGCTGAAGGGCAGCCCCGAGTTCGGGGACGTTCCCATCGTGGCGGTCACCGCGTACGCGATGGCGAAGGACCGGGTCCAGGCATACGAGGTCGGCTGCGACGGCTACCTCCCCAAGCCCTGCAGTCCCAGGCTCGTGGTGGCAGAGGTGGAGAGGCTCGTCGGCGCGCACACCGCCACGTCGAAGGGATGACGGAGCGGCAGCGAAAAGCGGTGCAACGTCGCCCAATTCTGCAAACCCGTTTCACAAATTTTGTGCAGGGCGCCTCCCGCCGACGCCACGCCGGTGGGGCTCCCCCCTCCCTTCCCGCAGTGCCACTCCGCCCGTAAGCAGTTCCAACACAGCAAGTTAGCCATCGCCCTCCCTCGGCGCCCACGGGGGCGGGCACACCGCGCACGCCAGATGCACCGTGGCGGTCCCGTCAGGACCGAAAGTCACCGGGTCCAAATCGGGTCGATCAAACCTTCCCACGGAGGCAGCATGGCACGTCCGACTCTGCACGCCCGTACGGCGCTTCCCGCCCTGATGATGGGCGTCGCGCTGTTTGCGGCAGCGTGCGACAATCCCACTCCCACCGCGGCCCCCGCGGAGTCGCTCCGCTCCCTGACCGCCGGCGAGAAGACGGTGCTGGTGGGCTTCACGTCGCAGCCGGGCGATGCCGAGGCGGCGCTCATCGAGAGCCTCGGCGGCCGGGTGATCCACCGGTACAAGTACATCCCGGTGCTGGCCGCGGTGATCCCCGCCGCCCAGCAGAGCGTGCTCGCGGGCGCGCTGGGCGTGGCCTACGTGAACGAGGACCAGGAGCTCCGGGCGCTCGGCGGCAGGCAGGTCACCGACTACGGGGTGACGAAGATCGAGGCACCGGCCGCCTGGGCGCTGGGCTTCAGCGGCCAGAATGTCAAGGTCGGCATCTTCGACTCGGGGGTCGACCTGGAGCACCCCGACCTGACGGTGGCGGGCGGAATCGACCTGGTGGGCGACGGCTACGGCTTCGACGACTGCAACGGGCACGGCACCCACGTAGCCGGGATCGTGGGCGCGCGGAACAACGGCAACCACACGGTGGGCGTCGCGCCGCGGACCACGATCTACTCGATGCGCCTGCTGAACTGTGAGGGGAGCGGCAGCTTCCTCACCATGATCAAGGGGCTGGAGTGGGCCATCGACAACGGCATGCAGGTGGTCAACATGTCGTTCGGCACGGTGCTGCCGACGGTGCTCAGCGACGCGGCGGACGCCGCGCTCCAGGCGGCGTACGACAGGGGCATCGTCCTGGTGGGCGCCTCGGGGAACAGCAGCTCGGCGCACGTCGGCTACCCTGCCTCGCATCCGGCGGTGATCGCGGTGGGCGCCACGGACGACCAGGACATGCTCGCCAGCTTCTCGCAGTTCGGCACCGAGCAGGACCTCACCGCGCCGGGCGTGAACAACCTGGCCTCCTACCCGGTGGGCAAGGGGGTGGAGACGGCGCTCACCGTCGGCACCGACAGCGGGCGTGAGCTGGAGGCGATCGCGCTGGCCTTCGCCGGGATGACCCGGAAGCAGGGGCTCGCCGCGTCGACCATCTACGCCGGTCTGGGCACCCCCGCGGACTTCGAGGCGGTGGACTGCACCGGGAAGACGGCGGTGGTGATGCGCGGCGGGATCAGCTTCGCCGAGAAGACGACGTACGCGATGGACGCCGGGTGCGCCGCGGTCATCATCCACAACAACCAGCCCGGCAACTTTAACGGCACCCTGGGGACGGCCGCGGCTCCCGACGGGCGCGCCTGGATCCCGGCGATCTCCGTCTCGCTGGACGACGGGCTCTACCTGAAGGAGCAGATCGAGTCCCGGCCGACGAGCACCACCGTGCTCAACACCACCGGCAACCTCGCCATGCTGAGCGGCACCTCCATGGCCTCGCCGCACGCGGCCGGTGTGGCGGCGCTGGTGCTCAGCAAGAACCCACGGCTGTCGCCGGTGCAGGTGCGCGGCATCCTCCGCAGCAGCAGCCAGGACCTGGGCACTCCGGGGTGGGACCCGGTGTTCGGCCACGGCCGGGTGAACGCGAAGCGCGCGGTGCAGCAGACGCCGTAGCGCTGGCAGAGCGAGTGCAATGCAGCGCGGGGCGGCCAGGCCTGGCCGCCCCGCGCTGTGTAATGGGAGCCTCGACGGCCCGCGCTTCTCCTACCGGCCTTCTTCTACAATCCGCAGCGGTCAGAACGACACCTCCAGCCCGACAGTCGGCAGCACGGGGAACATGCTGATCCCTGAGCGCCTCGGTGGGTTTTATCGAGGTTTGTAAACGTAGAACAGCCGGTTCGGACTGTTCTCCTGCAGGACTGTGCGCTACCCCCACGTATTTGAGATCCCGCGAGCACCCTGCGACCGGTGGGGATCATCATGTGATCTACTAGCCCGGCTGGTGACCAAATGCGTCAACTTGGATCACGACGCGACCAATCTTGTGGGCGGCTTCCCGCAGCAGGTCATAAACCTTTAAGCTATTCGCACGAGCAGTGTTGCTGTTTGGATCAGGAGACCCGTGGAGTCGCTCCCTCACATGGTGAGGGCAAAACAGTCGTATCTTCCTAGTACGGCTCTGAAAGTCGCTTCCGAAGCTCTTCCACATTTCGGAGTGGTCGGACAACCGACTGACGTCACCCCGGCTGAGTGACTCGAGTGACACCATCCATACTGAGTTAGCAGGAGAACGCTTTGCTGGAATATCCACTACAAGCTCGAGTGGGTCGAGATTCAATCCAGTAAACGTTGCATTCAGGCGGTCAACTAAATCAAATGCCAGCGAATCGATGACCGCGCGACCCGAACTGTCGATTGCACTCCGCACGTTTTGAAGAATTTTATAGAGATACTGATCATTGGAGACTGATACCGTCACGAGCCGTTTGTACGGCGTGCGACCGGCGGACCAAGAGAGGGATGCGAGCATCTCCAAGCACTTCTCGATAACGCGCCTTGACTCCGCAGATTGCGGAAATCGAATGCCGGCAGCTCCATCTCCAGCCGCAACTGCTCGAACTACTTCCAAGAACCACTCATCAGAAGTCCGTGGGTTCAGGACGACCTTACGGAACCATTGGTCGAATCCGGTTTCTCTCCCGAGTCCCCGGAGGCGGCGAATGGCAGTGGCCAGGACAGCCTCGTGCGCACGGGTTGTTCGGTGCCAGTACAACTGCGTGAACATGTGCCACCGCGCCACCATAACCTGCTCCGCGGGCACCCGGCCCTTGTCAGTTATCGCCAACTCATAGTGGGTCCGCGCCTCCTTGGCGTTTCCGACCCGCGATCGTACTGCTCGGCCCTGCTGGTCGACCTCTACAACGGTCAGGGATTGAAAGAGGCGATCCTCGTCAATACTGCGCCCGAAAACGACGCCAGCGTGGTGCGAGTCGCGTTGGAGGTAGTCCAGCTTATCCGCATCGATCGGCCCATCAATAATCGAGTGGAGGAGGGGCGCCGCTCCATGTGCGAGATTGGAGAAATCTCGACCATCTAGCACCGCGGTGACATCACTGCCCGAAATGCCTAATTTTTCAAATATCGAATCTAGGCTGGGCGCTCCTGGAGCACAATCTGCCAGTACTTCCTGTCGAAAGTCCTCCCGAGTGAGGAGAAGCTTTGTAAAGCCCTCGTGGTCATACACATCCGTCAAGTCCCCTTGCTCGTCACGCTCTGTATCTTCAATTACATGGGAGTACGGATATTGCCCCAAGTCGTGGCATAGAGCAGCAACTAGAAGGGTACGAATTTCCCTCTCTCGCATCGTATCGCGAAAGAAATCGCAGTTTGGATCGTGCCAAAGGGCGTGGACGTAATTAACTGCCTTGGCGAAGACTCCGAGGGAGTGCTCAAACCGCGAGTGATTCGCTGACGGAAATATCCTGTCGACGAAGCCGAGTTGCCTTACTCCGCGTAATCGCTGGAATGAGGGATGGTTTACCAGTTCCGCAATTTCACTCGGAAAGGGAACCCGGGTGTTCGGAGCAATACGGATAGATGGGGGATTAAGCAGTCGAAGTTCCGGCAGGTTTGGGAGAGACGAGTACATACAGGTTCCGTTGGTTCAGTTTGGCGAGAGATGTTGCACCGTTAGGAATCCATCACGATCACCCAAACCTGGCCGGGTCAACTGCGGGTCTGCGCCTCCCCTTCTGCCGGCGATGCCTGATGCGTTCATCCCCAGTCTGCAGGCACCCGTCGTGGTCGCCGATGAGTTACTGTCGGCGTTGGAAGTGGTAGGTGCCAGAATAGCTACTGGCTCGGAAGATATGCCTGTCGTACACTCGCTTCTCGTAATCCATTGAGTCCCGACCGATACGATAGACGTTAAAGCTATTGCCTCTCGGTTCACCGAAGACACAAAGGCTACCAGCCGCCGCACAGATGATGCGACGCGGGTCAGGGGATGCGCTTTGTAACGTCGGCGAATCTATGAATGAGAGATGCTCATGCCCGAACAGTAAGAGATCGACGCCACTCTCTGCACAAGAATTTAATACGTCGTCCGCATTGATAAGCTTGGTGAGGCCGGAAAATTTCTGATCGAATGGTAAGTACGGGTGGTGATGCAGTAGGACGATTGTGCGAAATGCCATATCCCCTATCCTGTGACGAATGCCATCGGATGTCGTTACTCTACGGGTCGCAAAAAGATCCTGACATACATTGCGGATGAAGGCGAGTGATCTTTCCGACACTCGACCTCGAGCGGCCCGGCCAACGAGGTCTCGACGTTCGTCCTCGCTAAGCTCTGTAGAGTCGACTCCGATGACAACCAATACAAACGGCTCCCCAGCAACCCCGTTGCTTTTGATCAAGTGAGCATAGGGCAGCCGGGGATAGACGCTGGTATTCTGCACTGGAACCGACAGGCCGTACTCCTCCCAATTCTCTATGGGGAGGGCCTCCCTGAACACTGTCTCGAAGGCCGTTTCCTGCCGACGGAAGTAGCTGTCATGCCAGCGATCATGGTTGCCCGGAATAACAAAATGCCTGATCCCTGCATTCAACCCAACAGGAAATATCGATCCGTCCTGGGCGACCTGGCCGCGACTGACCACCTGCTCGGCCAAGCCGAACGCAACCGATGTTCCTCTCGTAGTCAAATCACCGCTGACAACTAGAATGACGGGGTGCTCCGACTCTAGCAGCATCAAGCGCTTGACCGCATGCGATGCTGCGCTAAGTAGATAGTATGCGTGTGTCTTCGTTCCGGGGCTCTTGATGCGAAGGCGGCGTCCAGGCTCTGTGATGGGCTCGTCCAGATGGAGATCGGAAACGTGAATGACTGTGATTGCATCCGCCATGTTCGCCATTTTTCAAAGTTGCATCCGTTATAGGAGCCATTAAACTCTGCGCTAGCACGAGCCCCTCCTCGCGGGGCAGGTACTAGCAATCAATGCAACCTGTCAATCTGCGGCACCCGACTTCTATACGGTGAGGGCACCCACTCCGGTCGCAACCTTTAGGTTCTCGTCAAGCCACAGCACCATACCTCTATCTGGACTCAGCACGGCAGTCCCGAGCAACTCGATGTCCACCTCCCCAGTTCGCGCAAGACGTTGCTTTACGGTGGCGTCGATCGCGTCGAGTACCGAGCCACAAACGGCAACCCCGAGCCCGCATGATGCATCTAGCTGACGGACAATCTCGGCACGCGGGAACTCTACAAAATCGAATCCATCGTGCGAGATGAATGACTCAACTGAAACGGCAGCACCACTAAGGCGGGCTTCCAAGGCTATATCAACAGCGCGAAGACCGATGCTCGTCACGAGACCAGTTAAATAGCTCTCGACTTCGACATCAGCAAGATCCTCGATGGTCGCCGACGCTGTGGTGCGGATCAAGCTCTCCAGTTCCCGAAGTTCAATTCGGTTTTTCATCGGCTGCTCCCAGTCGAGTGGTGGAGAATCGTCACCGGTCTGCGGATAACCTGCACGAACTGGACCTGTCGGCACACACCAGCTAGCTGATCTCAGGGGCGGAGGAGAGGCCACCTCGGCATCAAATAGCACTTTCCTGAGGACAAGATTAAGTTTATCGACTAACATGCGCAAGGAAACTTCAAATGCGGCGAACGAGCCCTCAGGGAAGAGTTGGCACCCGGGAGCCCGGAGCAGGGTGGCGATCCCCGCTAATGACCTGCGGCGGCTGTTCACCGAAGCGCCGGCCATATTACTGGACCCGCTGGGACGACGGTGAAGTTGCGGAGCGTGAGCAACCCCGAAGTGGTGGGACAGACCACATCGTCGATTTGAGGAGGTGGATCGTACGCCAAGGAGCAAGCGCCAGCGCGCATCTATCAGCTTAGGGCAGTGATCGGCTTGGCGCCACTGAATTGTCTTCCGCTCCACGCTGCCGATTGGTGGAATGAAGTGCGAGCTGCCGTCGGTCGGGAAGCGTACGCAGTCAGGAAAGCGCACTGGGAGCGGGCCGGGATCAGAACGAAACCTCCAGCCCGATCGTCGGCAGCACGGGGAACATGCTGATTCCTGAACGCGTCGCCGGCGTGTTGTCGAAGTTGTAGAAGTAGAACAGCGGGTTGCGCTGGTTGTACACGTTCAGCACCTGCAGGTACGGCGTCGCCGTGCCCCAGCGCGCTTTGTAGGTGCGGCGCA
This portion of the Longimicrobiaceae bacterium genome encodes:
- a CDS encoding alpha/beta hydrolase yields the protein MKSDRAGGESVSVVRDCSLPAPADPARIDLARDVTYAVMDGQPQRLDIAWPKQPGPHPLVVLIHGGGWSGGDKSSYHDAMRLLVGQGYAAASVNYRLAAAPRNTFPAAVEDVRCAVRWLRSHAGEYGIDPSRIAALGSSAGGHLAAMLGTAPDVAGLDGSCPLREPSPAVSAVVATAGPHDIRTAGALNPSQRGMVENFLGVRPELDMQRALLASPAVHVDAGAPPFLLIHGTADQVVPIRQSRSMRDTLRAAGVPATLVELPGVGHSVGELTTDPRFRVSTCTTLAFLRQHLQPGG
- a CDS encoding response regulator; its protein translation is MLHPTTVLVADPHPDCRRIYRHILEHLGYAALEATNRAEILAQMREFSPDLVLMEPSMEGPKGWELVAELKGSPEFGDVPIVAVTAYAMAKDRVQAYEVGCDGYLPKPCSPRLVVAEVERLVGAHTATSKG
- a CDS encoding S8 family serine peptidase, with product MARPTLHARTALPALMMGVALFAAACDNPTPTAAPAESLRSLTAGEKTVLVGFTSQPGDAEAALIESLGGRVIHRYKYIPVLAAVIPAAQQSVLAGALGVAYVNEDQELRALGGRQVTDYGVTKIEAPAAWALGFSGQNVKVGIFDSGVDLEHPDLTVAGGIDLVGDGYGFDDCNGHGTHVAGIVGARNNGNHTVGVAPRTTIYSMRLLNCEGSGSFLTMIKGLEWAIDNGMQVVNMSFGTVLPTVLSDAADAALQAAYDRGIVLVGASGNSSSAHVGYPASHPAVIAVGATDDQDMLASFSQFGTEQDLTAPGVNNLASYPVGKGVETALTVGTDSGRELEAIALAFAGMTRKQGLAASTIYAGLGTPADFEAVDCTGKTAVVMRGGISFAEKTTYAMDAGCAAVIIHNNQPGNFNGTLGTAAAPDGRAWIPAISVSLDDGLYLKEQIESRPTSTTVLNTTGNLAMLSGTSMASPHAAGVAALVLSKNPRLSPVQVRGILRSSSQDLGTPGWDPVFGHGRVNAKRAVQQTP
- a CDS encoding HD domain-containing protein, yielding MYSSLPNLPELRLLNPPSIRIAPNTRVPFPSEIAELVNHPSFQRLRGVRQLGFVDRIFPSANHSRFEHSLGVFAKAVNYVHALWHDPNCDFFRDTMREREIRTLLVAALCHDLGQYPYSHVIEDTERDEQGDLTDVYDHEGFTKLLLTREDFRQEVLADCAPGAPSLDSIFEKLGISGSDVTAVLDGRDFSNLAHGAAPLLHSIIDGPIDADKLDYLQRDSHHAGVVFGRSIDEDRLFQSLTVVEVDQQGRAVRSRVGNAKEARTHYELAITDKGRVPAEQVMVARWHMFTQLYWHRTTRAHEAVLATAIRRLRGLGRETGFDQWFRKVVLNPRTSDEWFLEVVRAVAAGDGAAGIRFPQSAESRRVIEKCLEMLASLSWSAGRTPYKRLVTVSVSNDQYLYKILQNVRSAIDSSGRAVIDSLAFDLVDRLNATFTGLNLDPLELVVDIPAKRSPANSVWMVSLESLSRGDVSRLSDHSEMWKSFGSDFQSRTRKIRLFCPHHVRERLHGSPDPNSNTARANSLKVYDLLREAAHKIGRVVIQVDAFGHQPG
- a CDS encoding metallophosphoesterase: MANMADAITVIHVSDLHLDEPITEPGRRLRIKSPGTKTHAYYLLSAASHAVKRLMLLESEHPVILVVSGDLTTRGTSVAFGLAEQVVSRGQVAQDGSIFPVGLNAGIRHFVIPGNHDRWHDSYFRRQETAFETVFREALPIENWEEYGLSVPVQNTSVYPRLPYAHLIKSNGVAGEPFVLVVIGVDSTELSEDERRDLVGRAARGRVSERSLAFIRNVCQDLFATRRVTTSDGIRHRIGDMAFRTIVLLHHHPYLPFDQKFSGLTKLINADDVLNSCAESGVDLLLFGHEHLSFIDSPTLQSASPDPRRIICAAAGSLCVFGEPRGNSFNVYRIGRDSMDYEKRVYDRHIFRASSYSGTYHFQRRQ